The genomic stretch TACCATTCCATATTTTTTATAGGAAGAATGCAAACTACAATCAAAATTGTCGCCATTTTAATAGTTTTATATCTAACTAACAAAATAAGTCCCATTAAACATATAACATTCTGGTTAAATATGATGATCAGCAATTTCACCTTATCATTTTGGCAGCACCAAACCCAAGACTATCATGAAACAAATCTGTCATGTATTTCTTCTGTACAAGCAGCTGAACCTCAGGATTGTAATAGATAGCTGGAAGATATGCCTCACCCGCACCATTTCTGTGCTCATCCCAAAGAGCAGTGAATTTGTGATGGAAAAGATTCCAGGTATCTTCAATTGTCTTAAGAATCCACTCCTTGTACGCCTGCATAATGTAAATATCAGTATATATCAGACAACGAACAACACACTTTTGCCCCAGCGATCAACGGTCTTCACAATTATTACTAAATGCACAACTATAACAAATCCCAGCTTGTCACTGATGCTGCAGTTCTAAGCAATGACATTACCAGAGCCACAAGTCCAGCAAAATGAAGAGAAAAtacagcaaaagaaaatggtAGTTATAATTGGCATCCTACCAAGTCTTGTTTTATAACTACAGCTCATATTTCTGTAAACTATCTCTATGACTTCTTGGATTTCACATGATTTAAATCTGATAGCTCACCAATGTGCACGTGCACACCAGGAAATTATTCTCTTCATTAGTATAATAAGGCAAAGTCACTAGCACTACACAAACAAGACAAGACAGGACAAAACAACAGAACAGTCCAAGGTATTTCAAAACTGTAAAAATGCACAGATTTGGCCTCTGAAAAGAACCAAAGAGAATCAAAGTGTTTAAATCAGATTATGCAGAATggggtgtgtgtgtgtgtgtgtttctCTGTTTCATTCCTCTTTTTTTCCAATAAAAAACTTTGGACTATGCTAAGAGCAGAAGCTGCAAAGAGCCACAAGAGTACACAACCAATATACATAAAGAAGGAAACCTACTTTTCGATCATTTGCTTGATCTGCATGTCCATCTTGAGAAAAGTAAGCCAAAATCAAATTTCCCAGGAATGCTCCAATATCAAAACCCATTGGTCCATAAAATGCAAATTCTGGATCAATAACTTGTGTTGATTCACGGGTAACCATAACAGAACCAGTGTGCAGATCTCCATGTATTAGAGCCTGGGCCCTCTCACAGAACCTACAAAAATGTACATTCTTATAAAGTATAAAAACCCTAACACCAAAATTGCTACACATAATGCAGTAAAAGAAGTGTGCTGGTAataatacttggatttcagctCAGCAACTTCAAGCTTCAGCAGATTGTCTTCCCGAACAGCCTCAGCATCACGATCAAGATAAGGGGAAGTCCAACGATTATATTGAGAAACTTTATAAGGGTCAGAGAACACGACCTGCTCGGTGAGTCTGCATAACTCCACATTACCACAATATTCGGCAACTGCATGGAGCCAGCATGAATTCAGCTTAACGCCAACATGTCTTAAGGCAACATCAATATGCAACAACGTTTCTCATACTCACAAGTAGAATATCAGTTTATCACTTATCACTCATTTTCATATGGAGAATAAACTACAGAGGTAAACTTCCACAAGTACAAATAACTGAATAAGTAAAGCACAAGCAACCAAACGAGGGAAGGGAAACATTTTTTCTAATGCAAAACTTAAACTAAAATAACCAGTTTCAGCTCAATCAACTTTGAAGCAGAGTAATAGATTGATAAAGGTGATACTATCAATTAATGAAGAAGACATAAACAATCTTCTTGGTTCTCCGAGTAACAAATATATCGAATTGTCCAAAAAATGAGTTGAGGAGTGTCAATCAATCAACAACAATTGCTAAAGAAAATAGTAACAATGGGAAAGCTCACACATACCGTCCCTTTTGTGCTCGGAAGTTGTACGGAAAAGGAGAGAAGTGAAAAAGAGTGTCTTGGCCATGAAATCAGCCATGTGCTCTGCAAGCAAAGGGTACTCAATTCCAGCTATCAACCCTTTTCTTAATATTATATGTGGTGGTTCCAAGTAACGCATGCCGATCAATGACATTGTACGGTCAAAGTGGTACACTTCAGGAACATGCTCAGGGCTCAAGCGACCCTCTTCTTTCAGCCCCAAGTATTCAAAATATGCTCTCTCCTTCGTCATCGGCCATGACTCCCCAATGCAGCGAATATAAGGCAAAgccttaaaataaaaaaaaaaaaaatcgaactTTGAATCGAAAGCTacaaaataaactaaatttGCGAGTGCCCACGATTTTTGGATCAGTGGGGAGAAGTTTTTTTctgcatatatataaaaaacgTTACCTGCTTGATGACAAAAGAACCTGTGGAATTGAGAACGATGAAGACGAAGTTAAGGTTGCCATCTCCAACTTCTTTGACGGACAAGGTGTCGAAGTCGTTGCCGATCTTAGAGGAGAGGGCCGGTACTGATTTTATGTATTCGATGAGGGAATTGTCGTCAAGTGGTCGGAACTCTGAGAAGGCCATTGGATGCGGCGGAGTACTGAGGCGGGGGGAGACGGAGCAATGATCCCCCCAAAAATGGGAATCTTGTTTTGTTTTGCTTTCGGAGGAGAGACGCTAATAGCTAAGCTTGAAAGGTTGGACTTAAAATTGAAGTGTCACTGATGCGAGTGCATTTACGGAAGAGGTGGATTAGTTGGTAGTTCATTAGTTTGTTTGAACAAATATTAagagattaaattttattttgtatatgtaataattattaattaataaatttttaaataaaatttaatactaTAATATATTAATTCTTAACTTGAGATAGTCGAAATATATCCGGTGGCAAAAAGAAATGATGCTAGTGCATTGAATCTGGTCACAATTTGGATTAATCAGCTTCGCTTCTGTGGAATAAAATGATGGAATCTAATTATTAGTAATTACCACCCaaaggaaataaataaaatttaggaaATTATGAAAGGGTGTTGTAGTGCAATTGAGTCTCACTTGCTTTCCCACTCATTTGATTATTTCAcatcatcaaattaaattaactttaatagcaatatatataatattaaacatGCTGAAGCATGCTTCATTCTAGCTTTCCGAATATATTCGGTCAACTCTAAACTCATCCCATTCTATCTGTCAAGGATGCGTTTATTCATAAGCACGTGATAttgagataaaaatataaaattttatttaataaatacgatataaattttataatttattttagtttattatcaaataaattattaaaatattaaattttgtatctttattatttatgtcttatttttaatattttattttatcctatttttatAACCAAACCCATCTTAAGTTATCACATGGAGgattcttttaaattatttgagactttattttctaatcttttattaattaattaa from Arachis stenosperma cultivar V10309 chromosome 9, arast.V10309.gnm1.PFL2, whole genome shotgun sequence encodes the following:
- the LOC130947479 gene encoding methylthioribose kinase-like — its product is MAFSEFRPLDDNSLIEYIKSVPALSSKIGNDFDTLSVKEVGDGNLNFVFIVLNSTGSFVIKQALPYIRCIGESWPMTKERAYFEYLGLKEEGRLSPEHVPEVYHFDRTMSLIGMRYLEPPHIILRKGLIAGIEYPLLAEHMADFMAKTLFFTSLLFRTTSEHKRDVAEYCGNVELCRLTEQVVFSDPYKVSQYNRWTSPYLDRDAEAVREDNLLKLEVAELKSKFCERAQALIHGDLHTGSVMVTRESTQVIDPEFAFYGPMGFDIGAFLGNLILAYFSQDGHADQANDRKAYKEWILKTIEDTWNLFHHKFTALWDEHRNGAGEAYLPAIYYNPEVQLLVQKKYMTDLFHDSLGFGAAKMIRRIVGVAHVEDFESIADAAKRATCEKRALDLAKTILKERRKFEGIAEIVSAIRQYES